A DNA window from Impatiens glandulifera chromosome 7, dImpGla2.1, whole genome shotgun sequence contains the following coding sequences:
- the LOC124909863 gene encoding peroxygenase-like, translating to MENAIAMHSSLDIRLTHIHDDDSRQERLIIGGSTCPVTVERNVPPTSTPHFQSLIFEIGSFFIKYADLARGLIAPDMDHPQGIIGHPQYGMSVLHQHASFFDQDDNEIVIFRCQGLRCLTMTSSSITRNVFLAFDLRQLGFNIIVSLVMSMFINGAMSYHSLPVTNIHKAKHGSDSGTNDTDGRYTPVNFENMFSKYALTIPDRLTFGEMWAMTAANRVALDFFGWFAAKVEWIMLYVLARDSEGMLSKKAVRCFDGSLFDYIAKMQMSEGKMY from the exons ATGGAGAACGCTATCGCGATGCATTCATCTCTGGATATCAGATTAACACACATACATGACGACGACTCAAGACAAGAACGCCTTATCATCGGAGGCTCCACTTGCCCCGTCACCGTTGAACGCAATGTTCCTCCGACCTCGACACCACACTTCCAAAGCCTT aTCTTTGAGATTGGGtcttttttcatcaaatatgcAGACTTAGCTAGAGGGTTGATTGCTCCCGATATGGACCATCCCCAAGGAATAATAGGGCACCCTCAATATGGCATGAGTGTCCTCCATCAACATGCTTCCTTCTTTGATCAAGATGACAATGAAATAGTCATCTTTCGATGCCAGGGCTTGCGTTGTCTAACAATGACATCaagctcaattacgagaaatgtatttctcgcatttg ATTTGCGTCAACTAGGTTTCAATATTATTGTATCTCTTGTAATGTCTATGTTTATAAACGGAGCTATGAGTTATCATTCTCTTCCTGTGA CCAACATCCATAAAGCCAAACATGGAAGTGATTCTGGAACTAATGATACAGATGGAAGGTACACGCCGGTGAACTTTGAGAACATGTTTAGCAAGTATGCACTCACTATACCTGATAGGCTCACTTTTGGGGAGATGTGGGCGATGACTGCAGCAAATCGAGTAGCATTGGACTTCTTTGGATG GTTTGCGGCTAAGGTGGAGTGGATAATGTTGTATGTTCTAGCTCGGGATAGTGAAGGAATGTTGTCTAAAAAGGCAGTAAGGTGTTTTGATGGGAGTTTGTTTGATTACATTGCAAAGATGCAGATGAGTGAAGGGAAGATGTactaa
- the LOC124909864 gene encoding peroxygenase-like: MEDAIAMHSSLDIRLTHIHDEDSRQECLIIGGSTCPVTVERNVRSDLDTTLPKPYLDRGSTAPDMDHPQGTIGHPQYGMSVLQQHASFFDQDDNEIVIFRCQGLRCLTMTVGSITRNVFLAFGISHICCQNVEARLVFSSSIQFSVNYMLDT; the protein is encoded by the exons ATGGAGGACGCTATCGCGATGCATTCATCTCTAGATATCAGATTAACACACATACATGACGAAGACTCAAGACAAGAATGCCTTATCATCGGAGGCTCCACTTGCCCCGTCACTGTCGAACGCAATGTTCGCTCCGACCTCGACACCACACTTCCAAAGCCTT ACTTGGATAGAGGGTCGACTGCTCCTGATATGGACCATCCACAAGGAACAATAGGGCACCCTCAATATGGCATGAGTGTACTCCAGCAACATGCTTCCTTCTTTGATCAAGATGACAATGAAATAGTCATCTTTCGGTGCCAGGGCTTGCGTTGTCTAACAATGACAGTaggctcaattacgagaaatgtatttctcgcatttggtatttctcacATTTG CTGCCAAAATGTTGAAGCGAGGTTAGTGTTTTCATCTTCTATACAATTCTCTGTTAACTacatgcttgatacttga
- the LOC124910674 gene encoding 60S ribosomal protein L23-like has product MSLGLPVAATVNCANNTGAKNLYIISVKGIKGRLNRVSSACVGDMVMETVKKGKPDLRKKVMPAVIVRQRKPWRRKDGVFMYFEDNAGVIVNPKGKMKGSAITDPIRKECADL; this is encoded by the exons ATGTCACTAGGTCTTCCTGTGGCGGCTACGGTCAATTGTGCCAACAATACTGGCGCGAAGAATCTCTACATCATATCAGTGAAGGGGATCAAGGGTCGTTTGAATCGAGTGTCGTCTGCTTGTGTAGGAGATATGGTTATGGAGACGGTGAAGAAAGGGAAACCTGATTTGAGAAAGAAGGTCATGCCTGCTGTCATTGTTAGACAACGCAAGCCCTGGCGCCGAAAGGATGGAGTGTTCATGTATTTTGAAG ATAATGCTGGTGTGATAGTGAATCCTAAGGGAAAAATGAAAG GTTCTGCCATTACTGATCCAATTAGGAAGGAATGTGCTGATTTATGA
- the LOC124945979 gene encoding small nuclear ribonucleoprotein SmD1a, producing MKLVRFLMKLNNETVSIELKNGTIVHGTITGVDVSMNTHLKTVKLTLKGKNPVTLDHLSVRGNNIRYYILPDSLNLETLLVEETPRVKPKKPTTGKPMGRGRGRGRGRGRGRGH from the exons ATGAAGCTCGTCAG GTTTTTAATGAAGCTGAACAATGAAACCGTCTCAATCGAGCTCAAGAACGGCACCATTGTTCACGGAACTATAACTG GTGTGGATGTTAGTATGAACACTCATTTGAAGACAGTGAAACTGACACTGAAAGGTAAAAATCCAGTAACTTTAGATCATCTGAGTGTCAGGGGAAACAACATTCGGTATTATATCCTTCCTGATAGCTTGAATCTGGAGACTTTGCTGGTGGAGGAGACTCCCAGGGTCAAGCCTAAGAAGCCAACTACTg GGAAGCCAATGGGACGTGGTCGGGGAAGAGGACGTGGAAGGGGCCGCGGTCGTGGCCATTAA